In the Colwellia sp. 20A7 genome, one interval contains:
- a CDS encoding DUF3413 domain-containing protein: protein MVTFDTKTYSRKLLHLISWSHWFTFFNIFAAIALSSYYLFSETAPTTFLGQVYLVTTWVSHIAFLTFISFVLILFPLIIIWPNTKVIRTSASIIFTLGLLLLLLDGFIYSRLGYHLNASSSAQIFSLIQEIAQKNVIFYTVSGFLAILILAFEFTISNYAWKHLKRLQKTIFARFVIFGLVASFFFSHLTHIWADANLDYDILRQDTVLPLSYPATAQTLLTKYGLFDVDDYIERKTSPLSFSSAIPPYPSLTSGQCETSNAEQSVFIVLTDAQLNNEQLQRFSNRSSGNSYQFNNHVDSALNDEAWFKLFYSLPNIYQDDILKQLTKPLLFQAIEKQSLASSFTLIDKSDANSITDQHNAPWFVSLFDEKSHLNDISSLIFADKLNSKKLGLHIIYFKSAVSNDVESSISNYQFELFVDALLLAQQQKQQKDIIWISSIGNQIEDTQLITKPALLITPHKKSQRQANKNVVTKLTSHMDLQSTLMKNWLGCDTVDKEYGNGSDLITLNKDRVIANTSAAGLMVFNKDKSVFIDRNGNFHSYSSKLNAPITVNKDFPLMIDGVHFIKRFSKQLEQENE, encoded by the coding sequence ATGGTCACTTTTGATACCAAAACCTATAGTAGAAAGCTGTTACATTTAATAAGTTGGAGCCATTGGTTCACATTTTTTAATATTTTTGCAGCAATAGCCCTCTCCTCTTATTACCTTTTCAGTGAAACTGCACCGACTACATTTTTAGGTCAGGTGTATCTTGTTACTACTTGGGTTAGTCATATTGCTTTTCTAACCTTTATTAGCTTTGTGTTAATTTTGTTTCCATTGATCATTATTTGGCCCAATACGAAAGTCATTAGGACCAGTGCATCAATAATTTTTACTTTAGGATTATTATTATTATTACTCGATGGCTTTATTTATAGCCGTTTGGGTTATCACTTAAATGCATCCTCCAGTGCTCAAATTTTTAGTTTGATTCAAGAAATAGCACAGAAAAATGTCATTTTTTATACAGTTAGTGGTTTTTTAGCTATTTTGATTTTAGCTTTTGAATTCACAATCAGTAATTATGCATGGAAGCACCTAAAAAGATTACAAAAAACGATTTTTGCTCGATTTGTTATCTTTGGCTTAGTTGCATCATTCTTCTTTAGTCATTTAACTCATATTTGGGCGGATGCTAATTTAGACTACGATATATTACGCCAAGATACTGTATTACCTCTATCTTACCCGGCAACAGCCCAAACTTTACTCACCAAGTACGGTTTATTTGATGTTGATGATTATATAGAACGTAAAACAAGCCCACTATCGTTTAGCAGTGCTATTCCGCCTTACCCGAGTTTAACTTCGGGGCAATGTGAAACATCTAACGCAGAGCAGTCAGTATTTATAGTACTTACTGATGCACAGTTAAACAACGAGCAACTACAACGTTTTAGCAATAGATCAAGTGGCAATAGTTACCAATTTAATAACCATGTAGACTCGGCCTTAAATGATGAAGCCTGGTTTAAATTGTTCTATTCTTTACCAAATATTTATCAAGACGATATTTTAAAACAATTAACTAAACCATTACTATTTCAAGCCATTGAAAAGCAAAGTTTAGCCAGTAGTTTTACGTTAATAGATAAATCTGACGCAAACTCAATAACTGACCAACATAACGCACCTTGGTTTGTTTCTTTGTTTGACGAAAAGAGTCACCTTAACGATATATCGAGCCTAATTTTCGCTGATAAACTTAATAGCAAAAAGTTAGGGCTACATATAATTTACTTTAAAAGTGCAGTCAGTAATGATGTTGAAAGCAGTATCAGCAATTATCAATTTGAGCTTTTTGTTGATGCTTTATTATTAGCACAACAACAGAAACAGCAAAAAGATATTATTTGGATTAGCTCAATTGGAAATCAAATTGAAGATACCCAGTTAATTACTAAACCTGCTTTACTGATAACACCGCACAAAAAATCACAAAGACAAGCGAATAAGAATGTCGTTACTAAATTAACAAGCCACATGGATTTACAATCTACACTCATGAAAAACTGGCTTGGCTGCGATACTGTAGATAAAGAATACGGTAATGGTTCAGATCTTATTACGTTAAATAAAGATCGTGTTATTGCAAATACTTCTGCTGCAGGTTTAATGGTATTTAATAAAGATAAATCCGTTTTTATTGATAGAAATGGTAATTTTCATAGTTATTCAAGTAAATTAAATGCCCCGATCACCGTAAATAAGGATTTTCCTTTAATGATTGATGGTGTTCACTTTATTAAACGTTTTAGTAAGCAATTAGAACAAGAGAATGAATAA